A genomic stretch from Flavobacterium sp. KS-LB2 includes:
- the porU gene encoding type IX secretion system sortase PorU, producing the protein MRKILLAYLSLIPFVSFAQIKGDAVIEWTDKKEMSYGDFKVIIPQFTGSSFHYDASQNALFYTLKVKEPVTFNEGKVTITNATYETIATSQLGDLTGENIPKTINASLKVSISRDTNEAFINFSPIIKDDFGYKRIKSFSYEVENNTTRLSPLSKNTSTNSIVNSVLATGNWYQFYVEKSGVYKITKSFLQQLGLDANTLDPRKIKIYGNGGRMLPLSNSIFYPNDLAENAIQINGEADGIFNNEDYILFYAEGIDTWNQESLTFTNLYDTKSYYYITIQGGDGKRIETMAQPSGNSSLTVTSFDDHQYHELDLINIARLGRQWFGESFEVKDEQEFDFNFPNIDSSTPVKISLTAASAAFTATTLNVSANETTVGTISFPALNKNSETAFYLGSLPINSNFNGSENIKIKLKYNNNGVPGSRGFLDNIRLIAKRKLQGYGKQFHFQYDQSSSNFGIVNYSISNTTTIPQIWDVTDIHNATKIENSNQSTLNFKANLGELRKYIALDASDYYTPLKDTKSKIANQNIKGTIFKNRQGQFQDIDYVIITPNILTSQAEKLATFHRSHSNLNVKVIPLESIYQEFSSGKQDVAAIRNCIKYIYENASATEKRVRFVNLFGDASYDFKNRISGNTNVVPIYHALNSSSTGESSFASDDFFGLMNPSEGNIVSFFGGIDIAVGRMLVNDTKQAEEMVNKVIEYHDLKSYGSWRNNFALVSDDSDLLSDASLQNRQNILANTIATEKPFLNVNKILLDSYVQEASAGGSRYPKARTDFFNAFEKGALVFNYLGHGGEDGLSSERIWEKSDGQNLSNQYKYPLFITITCEFSRFDNPLRPTAGEYTYWNPKGGAIAMITTIRSIGQFSAENFNDLLTKNLLSYNSNQYTSIAEALRISKNSNPNSATNVVFYIGDPALMLAIPRPKIRLTKVNDIPVTQTIDDFKSLSKMKLTGEITDENNNLLTNYNGEVAITIFDKTVSRTTYNNDGNSPPINFNVLGEAIFRGNASVTNSQFEFSFVVPRDIRIPLANGRISFYSKKSQLLQDETGYDSNIKIGGINESAIADNISPRVKLYMNDETFVSGGITNESPYFVALLEDENGINTASGIGHDIVAILDGDVSNPFVLNDYYQTTLDDFTSGTLRFPLRNLAPGLHTITFKAWDVYNNPITAEIQFIVVGDEKLTLTHVLNYPNPFVSYTEFWFTHNRPFEPLDVQVQVMTITGKVVWTKNQIITTEGFLSKEITWDGKDDFGDKIGKGVYVYKLTVKSSLTNKKTEKFEKLVIL; encoded by the coding sequence ATGAGAAAAATACTTTTAGCTTATTTGAGCTTAATTCCTTTTGTTTCTTTTGCTCAAATTAAAGGTGATGCCGTTATTGAATGGACAGATAAAAAAGAAATGTCGTATGGAGACTTCAAAGTCATAATCCCTCAATTTACAGGGAGTAGTTTTCATTATGATGCTTCCCAAAATGCGTTATTTTATACTTTAAAAGTAAAAGAACCAGTTACGTTTAATGAAGGAAAAGTTACAATCACAAATGCAACTTATGAAACTATCGCGACTTCTCAACTAGGCGATTTAACCGGCGAAAACATTCCTAAAACAATAAATGCCTCGTTAAAAGTCAGCATTTCTCGAGATACTAATGAGGCATTTATTAACTTTTCACCTATCATTAAGGACGACTTTGGATACAAACGAATCAAGTCATTCTCGTATGAAGTAGAGAACAACACTACTAGACTTTCACCATTAAGTAAAAACACAAGTACAAATAGCATCGTTAATTCTGTTTTAGCAACTGGAAACTGGTACCAATTTTATGTTGAAAAATCAGGTGTCTATAAAATCACAAAATCTTTTTTACAGCAATTAGGATTAGACGCAAACACATTAGACCCCAGAAAAATAAAAATATATGGTAATGGCGGACGCATGCTCCCGTTATCAAACAGTATTTTTTACCCCAATGACTTGGCTGAAAATGCCATTCAAATCAATGGCGAAGCTGACGGAATTTTTAACAATGAGGATTATATCCTTTTTTATGCCGAGGGAATTGACACTTGGAATCAAGAAAGTCTAACCTTTACTAATCTCTACGATACAAAATCCTATTATTACATTACCATACAAGGTGGTGATGGAAAAAGAATCGAGACTATGGCTCAACCCAGCGGAAATAGTAGCTTGACCGTAACTTCTTTTGATGATCATCAATACCACGAATTGGACCTTATAAATATAGCACGATTGGGTCGTCAATGGTTTGGCGAATCATTCGAAGTTAAAGACGAACAAGAATTTGATTTTAATTTCCCTAATATCGACTCATCAACCCCCGTAAAAATTTCACTAACAGCCGCTTCTGCTGCATTTACGGCCACCACTTTAAATGTGTCTGCAAATGAAACTACGGTTGGTACCATTTCTTTCCCTGCCTTGAATAAAAATTCAGAAACAGCGTTCTATTTAGGTTCTTTGCCAATCAACAGCAATTTCAACGGTTCTGAAAACATAAAAATAAAACTAAAATACAACAACAATGGCGTGCCAGGCTCCAGAGGTTTTCTTGATAACATCAGACTTATCGCCAAGAGAAAACTACAAGGCTACGGAAAACAGTTCCATTTTCAATACGATCAGTCCAGTTCTAATTTTGGGATTGTAAATTACAGTATTTCAAATACAACAACTATTCCTCAAATTTGGGATGTTACTGATATACATAATGCAACCAAAATCGAAAACTCTAATCAAAGCACCTTAAATTTTAAAGCAAACTTAGGTGAACTGAGAAAATATATCGCTTTAGACGCCTCAGACTATTACACTCCATTAAAAGATACCAAATCAAAAATCGCAAATCAAAACATAAAAGGTACCATATTCAAAAACAGACAAGGCCAATTTCAAGATATTGATTACGTTATTATCACTCCAAATATTTTAACTTCACAAGCTGAAAAACTAGCAACATTTCATCGTTCCCATTCGAATTTAAATGTAAAAGTTATCCCTTTAGAATCGATATATCAGGAATTTTCTTCTGGGAAACAAGATGTTGCAGCAATACGAAATTGCATAAAATATATTTATGAAAATGCTTCTGCAACAGAAAAAAGAGTGCGGTTTGTGAATCTTTTTGGGGATGCTTCTTACGATTTCAAAAATAGAATCTCTGGAAATACTAATGTAGTACCTATTTACCATGCTTTGAACAGTAGTTCAACTGGCGAATCATCCTTTGCTTCAGATGATTTTTTTGGGCTAATGAATCCATCAGAGGGAAATATCGTTTCATTTTTTGGAGGAATTGACATTGCTGTTGGTAGAATGCTGGTTAATGACACCAAACAAGCCGAGGAAATGGTCAATAAAGTAATCGAATATCATGACCTAAAATCCTACGGAAGCTGGAGAAATAACTTCGCCCTAGTATCTGATGACTCCGATTTATTATCTGATGCCAGTTTACAAAACAGGCAAAACATCCTTGCCAACACAATTGCTACCGAGAAACCATTTCTAAATGTGAATAAAATTCTTTTAGATTCGTATGTCCAAGAAGCGTCAGCAGGAGGTTCAAGATACCCAAAAGCGAGAACAGACTTTTTCAATGCTTTCGAAAAGGGAGCTTTGGTGTTTAATTATTTAGGACATGGTGGCGAAGATGGCTTATCAAGTGAGCGTATATGGGAAAAATCAGACGGGCAAAATTTAAGCAATCAATATAAGTATCCTTTATTTATAACTATCACATGTGAGTTTTCTCGATTTGACAATCCTTTAAGACCTACAGCTGGAGAATACACCTATTGGAATCCAAAAGGCGGAGCAATTGCAATGATTACCACCATTCGTTCCATAGGGCAATTCAGTGCAGAAAATTTCAATGACTTGCTTACAAAAAATTTATTATCCTACAATTCCAATCAATATACTTCAATCGCAGAAGCGCTTAGAATTTCAAAAAACAGCAATCCAAATTCAGCCACCAATGTTGTTTTTTACATAGGTGATCCCGCATTAATGCTTGCTATTCCAAGGCCAAAAATTAGATTAACTAAAGTAAATGATATTCCGGTCACCCAAACCATTGATGATTTTAAATCATTATCAAAAATGAAACTAACCGGAGAAATTACAGATGAGAACAACAATCTTCTGACAAATTATAACGGAGAAGTTGCTATAACTATTTTCGACAAAACAGTTTCAAGAACAACATACAATAACGACGGAAACAGTCCGCCTATTAATTTCAATGTTTTAGGAGAGGCCATATTTCGAGGAAATGCCTCAGTAACAAACAGCCAATTTGAATTTAGTTTTGTTGTACCTCGAGACATTAGAATTCCTTTAGCCAATGGTAGAATTAGTTTTTATTCCAAAAAAAGTCAATTACTACAGGACGAAACTGGATACGATTCTAATATAAAAATAGGAGGAATAAATGAAAGTGCAATCGCAGACAATATTAGTCCAAGAGTTAAGTTATATATGAATGACGAGACTTTTGTTTCTGGCGGCATAACAAATGAATCCCCATATTTTGTTGCACTGCTTGAAGATGAAAACGGAATAAATACAGCAAGCGGAATAGGTCATGATATTGTTGCTATTCTTGACGGAGATGTAAGCAATCCTTTTGTACTGAATGATTATTATCAAACGACATTAGACGATTTTACAAGTGGAACGCTACGATTTCCGTTGCGTAATTTAGCTCCAGGATTACACACTATAACATTCAAAGCATGGGATGTATATAACAATCCAATAACCGCTGAGATTCAGTTTATTGTTGTAGGTGATGAAAAGCTAACATTGACACATGTGTTGAATTATCCTAATCCGTTCGTTAGTTATACTGAATTTTGGTTTACACACAACAGACCATTTGAGCCCTTGGATGTTCAAGTTCAAGTAATGACAATAACAGGCAAAGTGGTTTGGACAAAAAATCAAATTATCACAACTGAAGGATTTTTATCAAAAGAAATCACTTGGGATGGCAAAGACGATTTTGGAGATAAAATAGGGAAAGGTGTATATGTTTACAAATTAACCGTCAAATCAAGCTTGACAAATAAGAAAACTGAAAAGTTTGAAAAACTTGTAATACTTTAA
- the porV gene encoding type IX secretion system outer membrane channel protein PorV: protein MKKITLLFIFLFVISFAKAQDRVINPGVPFLLVAADARAAGMADIGVATSADAFSQQWNPAKYAFATDAKGFSISYTPYLTDLVNDISLGQVTYYQKLDEKSAFAGSLRYFGLGEIELRETGDPNEAPRIVSPNEFAIDGSYSLKLSEKFSMAVAGRFINSNLKVASDNNDASSASTFAVDVAGFYQSEEIAYNEFNGRWRAGFNIQNLGPKISYDNDDFNNNFIPANLKIGTGFDFILDDYNKVAVNVEFNKLLVPTPQDPDLNGDGTVTVEERNQNNQNYRAIGWTSGVFKSFGDAPDGLSEEIKEVTYAVGAEYLYQDSFAMRLGYFHESPLKGARQFFSLGAGFKYNVVKVDVSYLFSASKVKNPLENTLRFSLTFNFGDKYDEY from the coding sequence ATGAAAAAAATAACATTACTTTTTATCTTTTTGTTTGTAATTTCATTTGCAAAAGCACAAGATAGAGTTATAAATCCAGGGGTTCCCTTTTTATTAGTCGCCGCCGATGCTAGAGCAGCAGGTATGGCAGACATAGGAGTTGCAACATCAGCAGATGCTTTTTCACAACAGTGGAATCCTGCAAAATATGCTTTTGCAACAGATGCAAAAGGATTTTCAATCAGTTACACCCCTTACCTTACTGACCTAGTTAATGATATCTCATTAGGGCAAGTGACTTACTACCAAAAATTGGATGAAAAAAGTGCATTTGCAGGAAGCCTTCGCTACTTTGGTTTAGGTGAAATTGAATTACGTGAAACTGGGGATCCTAACGAAGCACCTAGAATAGTTTCTCCAAACGAGTTTGCCATTGACGGTTCCTATTCCTTAAAATTAAGCGAAAAATTCTCTATGGCTGTTGCTGGACGATTTATCAATTCTAATCTAAAAGTGGCTTCAGATAATAACGACGCATCATCTGCAAGTACATTTGCTGTTGATGTTGCCGGTTTTTACCAATCCGAAGAAATAGCATACAACGAATTCAACGGAAGATGGAGAGCAGGATTTAATATTCAAAATTTAGGACCAAAAATTAGTTATGACAACGATGATTTTAACAACAACTTCATACCTGCTAATTTAAAAATAGGAACTGGTTTTGATTTTATTTTAGATGACTATAATAAGGTTGCCGTAAATGTTGAATTCAATAAATTATTGGTCCCAACACCACAAGACCCAGATTTAAACGGCGACGGAACAGTTACAGTTGAAGAACGCAATCAGAACAATCAGAACTATCGCGCTATAGGCTGGACATCTGGTGTTTTCAAATCATTTGGTGATGCGCCGGATGGTCTGAGTGAGGAAATAAAAGAAGTTACGTATGCTGTAGGTGCAGAGTATTTGTACCAAGATTCCTTTGCAATGCGTTTGGGATACTTTCACGAAAGCCCTCTAAAAGGAGCTCGACAATTTTTCTCTCTTGGAGCAGGTTTCAAATACAATGTAGTAAAAGTAGATGTCTCTTATTTATTCTCAGCATCAAAAGTAAAAAACCCTTTAGAAAACACCCTTCGTTTTTCACTTACCTTCAATTTTGGAGATAAATATGACGAATATTAA
- the cdd gene encoding cytidine deaminase — MKEISITTQFKVFDSVQDLPNDIQDLMTQAVEVRKNAYAPYSKFRVGVAIILDNGKTVLGSNQENAAYPSGLCAERVAIFYAGAVYPEAKILKMAITAASDSNQTTAPIPPCGSCRQSIAEYEIKQETPIEIYFMGEIGAIYKSESLKNLLPFMFDKKFL, encoded by the coding sequence ATGAAAGAAATATCAATTACCACACAATTCAAAGTATTCGATTCCGTTCAAGATTTACCAAATGACATTCAAGATTTAATGACGCAAGCCGTTGAAGTTCGAAAAAATGCTTACGCTCCCTATTCAAAATTCAGAGTTGGAGTTGCAATTATTTTAGACAACGGTAAAACGGTATTAGGTTCAAACCAAGAAAATGCAGCATATCCTTCTGGACTTTGTGCAGAGCGTGTGGCGATTTTTTATGCAGGAGCAGTATATCCAGAAGCCAAAATTTTAAAAATGGCAATAACCGCTGCTTCGGACTCGAATCAAACTACTGCTCCAATTCCTCCTTGCGGATCTTGCAGACAATCTATAGCCGAATACGAAATCAAACAAGAAACCCCTATCGAAATCTATTTTATGGGAGAAATTGGCGCCATTTACAAATCAGAATCCCTGAAAAACTTGCTTCCCTTTATGTTTGATAAAAAATTCTTGTAA
- the pdhA gene encoding pyruvate dehydrogenase (acetyl-transferring) E1 component subunit alpha, producing the protein MKEVTKEVYLKWYEDMLLWRKFEDKLAALYIQQKVRGFLHLYNGQEAVLAGALHAMDLTKDKMITAYRNHVQPIGMGVDPRRVMAELLGKVTGTSKGMGGSMHIFSKEHRFYGGHGIVGGQIPVGAGLAFADKYFETGGVTMTYFGDGAARQGSLHEAFNMAMLWKLPVVFIVENNGYAMGTSVERTANHTDIWKLGLGYEMPCGPVDGMNPVKVAEAMTEAIDRARRGDGPTFLEMKTYRYRGHSMSDAQLYRSKEEVEEYKKIDPITQVLDVIKDQKYATEEEIEEIDQRVKDLVEECVTFAEESEYPPIQQLYDVVYEQENYPFLPHKL; encoded by the coding sequence ATGAAAGAAGTTACAAAAGAAGTATATTTAAAGTGGTATGAAGATATGCTGCTTTGGAGAAAGTTTGAGGACAAACTTGCAGCATTATACATCCAACAAAAAGTTAGAGGATTTCTACATTTATACAATGGTCAAGAAGCAGTTTTAGCAGGTGCTTTGCACGCTATGGACTTGACTAAAGACAAAATGATTACTGCTTACAGAAATCACGTTCAGCCAATAGGTATGGGAGTTGATCCTAGACGTGTAATGGCAGAACTTTTAGGAAAAGTTACTGGAACTTCAAAAGGTATGGGTGGCTCTATGCACATTTTTTCAAAAGAGCACCGTTTTTATGGTGGTCATGGAATTGTAGGAGGACAAATCCCTGTAGGCGCTGGATTAGCTTTTGCTGACAAATATTTTGAAACAGGCGGAGTTACTATGACCTATTTTGGTGATGGTGCTGCTCGTCAAGGATCATTACACGAAGCTTTTAACATGGCAATGCTATGGAAACTTCCGGTTGTATTTATTGTTGAAAACAATGGATATGCCATGGGAACTTCTGTAGAAAGAACGGCCAATCATACTGATATCTGGAAATTAGGTTTAGGGTATGAAATGCCTTGCGGACCAGTGGACGGAATGAACCCTGTAAAAGTGGCCGAGGCAATGACTGAAGCAATCGACAGAGCACGTCGTGGAGACGGACCAACTTTCCTAGAAATGAAGACATACCGTTATAGAGGTCACTCTATGTCGGATGCGCAATTATACCGTTCGAAAGAAGAGGTAGAAGAATACAAAAAAATTGATCCAATTACTCAAGTTTTAGATGTAATTAAAGATCAAAAATATGCTACCGAAGAAGAAATTGAAGAAATTGATCAAAGAGTAAAAGATTTAGTGGAAGAATGTGTAACATTTGCCGAAGAATCTGAATACCCACCAATTCAACAACTATACGATGTAGTGTACGAACAAGAGAACTATCCATTTTTACCTCATAAACTATAA
- a CDS encoding pyruvate dehydrogenase complex dihydrolipoamide acetyltransferase: MATIITMPRLSDTMTEGTVATWLKKVGDKVSEGDILAEIETDKATMEFESFNAGTLLHIGIPAGETAPVDSLLAIIGTEGEDISALLAGKPATATPAKEETKSTPEVTTTAAPATASLPKGVVVITMPRLSDTMTEGTVATWLKSVGDTVAEGDILAEIETDKATMEFESFNEGTLLYVGIEAGNTAPVDSLLAIIGPAGTDISGIAENYKTGGAPQAAPAVTEEKEVISTEKTSEPIVQEPSSDGKRILASPLAKKIASDKGIQLTQVKGSGENGRIVKSDIENFTPAAQPAAAPATKTETAATPAAAPQVFVPAGEVFTEEIKNSQMRKIIAKRLAESLFTAPHYNLVIEVTMDEAMKSRAVINSVPDTKVSFNDMVIKACALALKKHPKINSQWSADAITINHHVNIGVAVAVEDGLVVPVLKFTDAMSLSQIGASVRDLAGRAKNKKLGPQEMEGSTFTVSNLGMFGITEFNSIINQPNSAILSVGAIVEKPVVKNGQIVVGNTMMLSLACDHRTIDGATGAQFLQTLKQFIENPVTMLA, encoded by the coding sequence ATGGCAACAATAATTACAATGCCTCGTTTGAGCGATACTATGACGGAAGGAACGGTAGCGACTTGGCTAAAAAAAGTAGGTGATAAAGTAAGCGAAGGTGATATCCTTGCTGAAATTGAAACCGATAAAGCAACAATGGAATTCGAGTCCTTCAACGCAGGAACACTTTTACACATAGGAATACCTGCAGGTGAAACTGCACCAGTAGACTCTTTATTAGCAATTATAGGAACAGAAGGCGAAGATATTTCCGCATTATTAGCAGGAAAACCCGCTACTGCAACTCCAGCTAAAGAAGAAACTAAATCAACACCAGAAGTTACAACAACTGCTGCGCCAGCAACTGCTTCTTTACCAAAAGGAGTAGTAGTGATTACTATGCCTCGTTTGAGCGATACCATGACAGAAGGAACGGTAGCAACTTGGTTAAAAAGCGTAGGTGATACTGTTGCAGAAGGAGATATCCTTGCTGAAATAGAAACGGATAAAGCAACGATGGAATTCGAATCTTTCAACGAAGGAACTTTGTTATATGTAGGAATCGAAGCAGGAAACACAGCTCCTGTAGACAGTCTTTTAGCAATCATTGGACCTGCTGGAACTGATATTAGCGGAATTGCTGAAAACTATAAAACTGGCGGAGCGCCACAAGCTGCTCCAGCAGTAACAGAAGAAAAAGAAGTTATTTCAACAGAAAAAACTTCAGAACCAATCGTTCAAGAACCATCAAGTGACGGAAAAAGAATTCTAGCATCTCCATTAGCAAAGAAAATTGCAAGTGATAAAGGAATCCAATTGACGCAAGTAAAAGGTTCTGGTGAAAACGGACGTATTGTAAAAAGCGATATAGAAAACTTCACTCCTGCTGCTCAACCAGCTGCTGCACCTGCAACAAAAACGGAAACTGCCGCTACGCCTGCTGCCGCACCACAAGTATTTGTTCCTGCTGGAGAAGTATTTACTGAGGAAATTAAAAATTCGCAAATGCGTAAAATCATTGCGAAACGTTTGGCTGAATCATTATTCACAGCACCACATTACAATTTAGTAATAGAAGTGACTATGGATGAAGCAATGAAATCTAGAGCCGTAATCAATAGCGTTCCTGATACGAAAGTATCTTTCAACGATATGGTAATCAAAGCGTGTGCCTTAGCATTAAAAAAACACCCAAAAATAAACTCACAATGGTCAGCTGATGCTATTACAATCAATCACCATGTAAACATTGGAGTAGCTGTAGCTGTTGAAGACGGCTTAGTAGTCCCTGTATTAAAATTCACTGATGCAATGAGTTTATCTCAAATTGGCGCTAGTGTAAGAGATCTTGCAGGAAGAGCTAAAAACAAAAAACTTGGACCTCAAGAAATGGAAGGAAGTACTTTTACTGTCTCTAATCTTGGAATGTTTGGTATCACTGAATTCAATTCTATCATTAACCAACCAAACTCTGCTATCCTATCTGTAGGAGCTATTGTGGAGAAACCAGTGGTGAAAAATGGGCAAATCGTTGTAGGAAACACAATGATGTTATCTTTAGCTTGCGATCACAGAACAATTGATGGAGCAACTGGAGCACAGTTCTTACAAACATTAAAACAATTTATAGAAAACCCAGTTACGATGCTAGCATAA
- a CDS encoding glycosyltransferase, translating into MNQVQSLLIIGFVWPEPNSSAAGGRMMQLISLFQEQGFQITFASPAQDSDFMIDLSSYAINKKSIALNCSSFDVFVKELNPNLVLFDRFIIEEQFGWRIAENCPNALRILDTEDLHCLRLARQKAFKEKREFHTHDLFVEEVAKREIASILRCDLSLMISEYEMELLTNAFKVDKSLLYYLPLLLESNSILDLEKLPSFEERQNFVFIGNFLHEPNWNAVQFLNETIWPLIKEQMPDAIMNVYGAYSSQKVVQLNNVKQGFLIKGRADDAQEVVKQARVVLAPLRFGAGIKGKLLEAMQCGSPSITTKIGSESMHGDLSWNGIVEDNPKVFADKAVQLYQDKNLWLQAQKNGITIIKQRYLKTLFKVDFAKQIDFLVSNAKQHRLNNFMGELLQHHTLRSTKYMSKWIEEKNKK; encoded by the coding sequence ATGAATCAAGTGCAATCGCTTTTAATAATAGGTTTCGTCTGGCCTGAACCCAATTCTTCCGCTGCAGGAGGAAGAATGATGCAATTGATTTCATTATTTCAAGAGCAAGGTTTTCAGATAACTTTTGCTAGTCCAGCTCAAGACAGTGACTTTATGATTGATTTGAGTTCGTATGCTATTAATAAAAAATCAATTGCTTTAAACTGTTCTAGTTTTGATGTTTTCGTAAAAGAGCTAAATCCTAACCTTGTTTTGTTTGATCGTTTTATAATCGAAGAGCAATTTGGTTGGCGCATCGCCGAAAATTGTCCAAATGCTTTGCGAATTCTAGATACCGAAGATTTGCATTGTCTGCGATTGGCAAGACAAAAAGCGTTCAAAGAAAAACGCGAATTTCATACTCATGATTTATTTGTAGAAGAGGTAGCGAAACGCGAAATCGCCAGTATTTTACGTTGTGATTTGTCTTTGATGATCTCTGAATATGAAATGGAATTACTAACAAATGCGTTTAAAGTAGACAAGTCTTTACTATATTATTTGCCACTTTTATTAGAATCAAATTCTATTCTTGATTTAGAAAAATTACCTTCTTTTGAAGAGAGGCAAAACTTCGTTTTTATTGGTAATTTTCTTCATGAACCTAATTGGAATGCTGTACAATTTCTCAACGAAACCATTTGGCCTTTGATTAAAGAACAAATGCCAGATGCAATTATGAATGTTTATGGTGCATATTCTTCGCAAAAAGTAGTGCAACTTAATAATGTAAAACAAGGTTTCTTAATAAAAGGTCGTGCAGATGATGCGCAAGAAGTGGTGAAACAAGCTCGTGTGGTTTTAGCACCTTTGCGTTTTGGCGCTGGAATTAAAGGGAAATTATTAGAAGCGATGCAATGTGGTTCTCCAAGTATTACAACAAAAATTGGTTCTGAATCGATGCATGGAGATTTATCTTGGAATGGAATTGTAGAGGATAATCCTAAAGTTTTTGCTGATAAAGCAGTGCAACTATATCAGGATAAAAATCTTTGGCTTCAAGCTCAAAAAAATGGAATTACAATTATTAAGCAGCGCTATTTGAAAACACTATTTAAAGTTGATTTTGCCAAGCAAATTGATTTTTTAGTTTCTAATGCCAAGCAACACCGGTTGAATAATTTTATGGGTGAATTGTTACAACATCATACTCTTAGAAGTACAAAGTACATGTCAAAATGGATTGAGGAGAAGAATAAGAAGTAA
- a CDS encoding tRNA-(ms[2]io[6]A)-hydroxylase yields the protein MLGLKLATDPRWVNIVESNIEEILTDHAWCEQKAASNAISLVTYNSELEELVTEMLIIAKEELDHLQLVHNLIKSKGLTLGRERKDHYVNELFKFMKKDGSRKDALCDRLLFSAMIEARSCERFKVLSENIKDPELAKFYRDLMISEAGHYTTFLGFARKYADNVDVDKRWQEWIDFETSIIINYGKNETVHG from the coding sequence ATGTTAGGATTAAAATTAGCCACAGACCCAAGATGGGTAAATATAGTTGAATCAAACATTGAAGAAATCTTGACGGATCATGCTTGGTGTGAGCAAAAAGCGGCATCGAATGCGATAAGTCTTGTTACTTACAACTCTGAATTAGAAGAATTAGTAACCGAAATGTTGATTATTGCTAAAGAGGAATTAGATCATTTGCAATTAGTTCATAATTTAATAAAAAGCAAAGGACTTACTTTAGGTCGAGAAAGGAAAGATCATTACGTGAATGAACTTTTTAAATTCATGAAAAAAGATGGTAGCCGTAAAGATGCACTTTGTGACCGGTTATTATTTTCAGCAATGATTGAGGCTAGAAGTTGTGAGCGTTTTAAAGTACTTTCAGAAAACATAAAAGATCCAGAGTTGGCTAAATTCTATCGTGATTTAATGATTTCAGAAGCTGGACATTACACGACTTTTCTTGGTTTTGCCAGAAAATATGCGGATAATGTAGATGTTGATAAACGCTGGCAAGAATGGATTGATTTTGAAACTTCTATCATCATAAACTACGGAAAAAACGAAACTGTACACGGTTAA